A genomic segment from Treponema sp. Marseille-Q3903 encodes:
- a CDS encoding Smr/MutS family protein, producing MDMNDILNRWADIQSQKNLKQKESGKNKVSSKKANAPTPEEKALAAEKDFEAKINAENSKQINPIELWLRRYGTVDKDKVSEDQERRTTQMDRNYLINMRPEARLDLHGLHQDEAEIALNNFIEKCSKSGIRKVIVVHGKGIHTTGTDPVLGKLVRRFIENDKRCGMSGHPKSKQDGGSGATWIILKN from the coding sequence ATGGACATGAATGATATTTTAAATCGATGGGCAGATATTCAATCTCAAAAGAACCTGAAACAAAAAGAAAGCGGCAAAAACAAAGTGTCTAGCAAAAAGGCAAATGCTCCAACTCCCGAAGAAAAAGCGCTCGCTGCCGAAAAAGATTTTGAGGCAAAAATCAATGCGGAAAATTCAAAGCAAATAAACCCGATTGAATTGTGGCTTCGTCGTTACGGAACTGTTGACAAAGACAAGGTTTCCGAAGATCAGGAACGCCGCACAACTCAAATGGACAGGAATTATCTTATAAATATGAGACCCGAAGCTCGTCTTGATTTGCACGGACTCCATCAAGATGAAGCCGAAATCGCTCTCAATAATTTTATCGAAAAGTGTTCAAAAAGCGGAATTCGCAAAGTTATTGTTGTACACGGCAAAGGGATTCACACGACAGGAACAGATCCTGTGCTCGGAAAGCTTGTGCGCAGGTTTATCGAAAACGACAAAAGGTGCGGAATGTCGGGGCATCCAAAGTCAAAGCAAGATGGCGGAAGCGGAGCAACGTGGATTATTCTAAAAAACTGA